DNA sequence from the Streptomyces sp. HUAS 15-9 genome:
GGAGGCGCCCTATCGGCGCGTAAGGGACCTTCACCGGGCAGCGGTCAAGGAACTCCAGGCCGCCTTGAACGAGGAGGGCGGTCTCCTCACGGTGAGGCCTGACGTGCCGGCGTGGCCCGCTACGCCCGGAGTCAGTGGGCGAGTTCAGCCCACTGGGACAGGTCATGATCGGCGAATGGAACGAGAGGCCGTCGACCGGGAGCTCGACTTGGTGCGGGCCGCGAGTGGTCTGCCTCGCGACTTGAGTCAATGGCCGCTGTACCGGCGCATGCAGGAGATCGTGGAGCGCCCTCCGTCCGAGCTGCCGAGCCGTGTGCGAGGCATGATCCTTGGAGATGACGCCATCGCTCCGGACGAGCGAGTCGCTGGTGCGGTTCTCGTGAACCTCACAGAAATGGGCTGAGGGGGCTCTCCGGGAAGGGAGAGCCCCCTGGGCGAGTCCAGACACCCCCGGACTGTGCGGTGCGTGCTCCCTCCTGAGCAGCACCGCAGGTGCACTCGCACGTACAGCGGGGCGAAGCGCCGATGGTGAGGGCGGGCCGGGCCGCACGCTGTTCGATCACCGAACGGATCGCTCGGGGCGCGCCTGGCACGAGCTTGACGACGGCCTCCGTCGCCCGCGCCAGGTCGTCAAGGACGGACTGGTGGATGTCTCGCGTGCTGCGGCTAGCGGCGATCCAATCAGGGCTCCGCCGTGGCCGCCGGGTAAGCGCTGGCCGAATGTCCAGCGGGTGCCCTGCGAGACGCCTTCACCCCGTTAGCCCCTCCGGCATGATTGGCACGTGATCCCGACTTTTCGGTGGAGATCCACCACGACCACGAACTCACTTGCATGCGCCTGGAGTTGAGCGCTCCGCACAGTGTGCCCTTCGCCGAACTCCTGGAGGACTACCTCGCCTCGACCGCCGAGTCGGCCGTGCCCCGCCTGCGGCACACCCGCCCTGGGCAGCTGAGCCACGTGAGTGACCACGGCTGACGCCCCTCACAACGTTGGTCGTACACCACGTCCGCGGACGCGACCCGAATACGACCTGCAGACTCTGCCTGAATGTGGACTTGCCAGGCTGTCCTCAATGAAGCATAAATTTGCTCCAGTTGATCGTCAGGGGGAGCGGTGGCAGGGCGGGACCTTCGAACGCTGTTCAGCTCGAACGACCGGAGCATCGCCGCCAGTGAGGCGTTCACGAACCGGCAGGCACAGTGGCAAGCGGTGACCGCCGGCCTCGCTGCGCACATACGGCACGTGACCCGTGCGGACTTCGACGTGGAGGACCTGGAGGCTCCCCGCCGCAACATGCTTGTGTTCCACGGTGTGGGCGGGATCGGCAAGTCCACGCTCTCCCGCAAGATCGAGGCGTCGCTCACCAGCAGCGAGCACCGCCCCGTGCAATGGGAATCGCCGTCCCACCCCGAGGATCGGACGCTGCCGGTCCGCATCGACCTCGCGCGCGCCGCGGGCATGGACTTCGAGCGCCTCATCCTCACCATCCGTCTTGCCGTCGCTCCGCTCGGCCGCCCGATGCCCGCCTTCGACCTCGCCCTGCGCCGCTACTGGGAGCACAACCACCCGGGCGAACCGATCGAGGACTACCTCCGCCGGGGCGGGCTGCTGAGCCGCTTCAGCGCCGCTGCCGCCCTTCCCCAGCAGATGCAGTCAGCCCTCAGCGACGTGGCCCAGGCTCTGCTCCTTCCCGGCACCGTCGGGGGTGCGCTCGGGCACGGGGCCGGAGCGCTCATCAAGGCGTTACGCGAGCGGCGCCAGTCCGTACGCGCCCTCGCCGGCTGCTCCCGTCTGGCCGACCTCCTGGAGGCCGAGCCCGACCTGGAAGCCCTCAGCTTCTACCCGCACCTTCTCGCCTGGGACCTGGCCCAGCTCCCGGCCGGCAAGAGCGCACTACCTGTGATCCTTCTGGACACCTTCGAGGACACCGGTGACCGCACCAACCGTGACTTCGAGCGCCTGCTCCAGCGCATCGTGTGGCTGATGCCCAACGCGTTCTTCGTCGTCACCGGACGCAACCGCCTTCAGTGGGCGGAGGCAAGTCTGGAAGGGCAACTCGACTGGACTGGGTCGAACGCTTGGCCCGGCCTCGTCCCTGAGGCGACGCATGTCGGGTCAGGCGTATCCGGCCACCAGATCCTGATCGGCGACTTCTCCTCCGAAGACTGCGAGGACTATCTGGCCCGCAGGCTCAGCCGCGACGGGCAGCCGCTGATCGACGAACCGGTCCGCCGGATCATCGCCGAGCGCTCCCATGGACTGCCTCTGTACCTGGACCTGTCGGTCATGCGCTACCTGGAACTTCGACGCGGCGGCAGGCAGCCGCAGGTCACCGACTTCGACCACGACTTCCCCGCCCTGATCACCCGTACCCTCAGCGACCTGACCCCCGAGGAACGCCACGTACTGCGCTCGGTCAGCCTGTTCAGTGCGTTCTCCGTGCCCCTGGCCACCCAGGCTGCCGGCATGCAGCACGACGCGCCTGCCCTACGGCTGACCGAGCGCCCCTTCATCCGGGAGTCCCCTTCCGGTGTGTGGCCCTTCCACGTCCACGACCTGATCCGCGCCGCTATTCGCACTGCGGACGACGTCAGTGACGACCGCTGGTCGGACCAGGACTGGCAGCGCGCGGCCCAACGGGCTTTCCACGCCCTGGAATCGCGGTGGCGCCAGGACCTGCGACGCGACCGCGCCGTCCTGGTCGGCTGCCTCCAGCAAGGGCTGCTCCTCGCACGGGACTTCCATCTCGATCTCGGCTGGCTCGCCGATGCTGCCTTCCAGTACGTAGGAGACTCGATCTGGGAACCGCTGGCACTCCCCGCAGCCGATGCCACCTCGTCGGACGGCCTGCAGACTGCGGTGGACGCCCTGGTGGAATCGCTCAGCGCCATCGCCCGGCGCCAGCACGAACACCGTGAACGCACAGCCAGTCGACTCACCGCCGTCCTTGCATCGCAGCTGCTCCCGGATGACCTGGTCGAAATGGCCACGTACTACTTGGCGAAGGCCCAGCGAGACCTCGGCCTGACGGACGATTCGCGCCGCAGCATGCAGCGTGTCGCGTCCGCCGACGGTCGGCTCGCTTCTGCCGCTCGACGCGGCCTGGCACACCTGAGCCGACTGTCCGGAGACTTCCCTGCGGCGGTGGAAGCCGCTGGGAGGCTGGGCTGGAAAGGCCGACACCATCGGGTTCTGGGAGATGTGTGGTGGGTGCAGGGAGACATGGAACGGGCGACCGCTGCCTACCTGGCAGCCAGGAGCGAGGCCGAAGAACACGGCGCGGCCGGCGAGACCGCCATGGTGCAAGCACATCTCGCCTTCACCGTCTCCTTCGTCGACCCCGATCGAGCCGATGAGGAACTCGACCTGGCGGCCCGGCTGCTGTCGCGCCTCAGCCTGCGCTCCAGCGAGATGACCGCTCGCATTGCCGCACTCGTACGCGACGCCGGGTTCGCCGCAGACGTGCCCGACCGGGCGGCCGTCCTGCTCGCCGAAGTCGGCGTCTCCGGCATTTCCTACGCCGCGGCCAAACTGAAACTCGTCCTGTGCTTCCACCACGCCATCCTCGGCGCCCAGGACGACCTCACCACCGCGATCACTCGCCTGCGCGAACTCACGCAGAGCGGCGACTACGCCTACTACGTCGAAATCGCGCACTTCATGGCTGGCCTTCCGCTCCCCGAGGAGACTGCGCGAGCACGGTGGATCGACGGAGAACGACAGACCCGCGAACGATGGCGCTGCCTGGTCGAGTCACGTCGCAACCGCCTCGGCACGGCCCGTTAGGCCGCAACGGGCAGCGTCGGACGCAGTCAGAAGGCGCAAGGGGAGCGCGGACGCCTTTGGACGGTGCAACACGGGCCTTTTGCGGCGCTCCGGGCATGACGCGTCACACGGCAAGAACGCCGTGGTGGCCTCGGCGGCGTTCTTGCCGACCTGGGGCGGGACGCTTTGGTGCGTGTCCGGCGTGACGCAGGTGTCGCTGTGACCTACCGTGTTCGACATGATCTTGACGTTGATGTCGGCGGCCGGCGCAAGGACGTTGACGGAGTCGTCGTTGAGCGCGACCACGCGGTAGGCGCTTGTTTACCCGTCAACAAGATCTGAGACAACCTCAAGGTTGCCTCAACTCGCTTTACTTGAGCCGTTTTCGATCATTTACTGACCCTGCCCCACGAGGGCGCGTCTCCGGGCGTGGTTGACCGACCTCAACGCAGGCGGTCCCCACGGTCCTTACCGGCCAAGTCGGAATGGAGACGCGCCATGCGCGGGGCGCACATGTGAGACGCCGTCGGCCTGTCCAAACGGGTCACGGTGCCGCCACAACCGCCGCTCAGCCCCGAGAACCCGGCAGGCAAGGAGCGTAACGAGAGCAAGGGGACAGCCGGCTGAAGCGGTCAGACAGAGATGAACGGGGAGACCACCGCTTTGACTTACCTCACGTTGGATGACCATAGAACGGGATCGCAAGGGGACTTGAGCTTCACCCCGGCCGCTCCGTCCGCCCCAGGAGACCCCCAGGCCATCCCTTCTCTCACCCCCCGGGAGCGCCAAGTCCTCATGCTGCTCGGGCACGCAGCCGGCAATCGCGAGATCAGCCACCGACTGGGCATAGCCGAGCGCACCGTCAAGGCTCACCTGACCAACCTCATGACCAAGATCAAAGTAACCAGCCGTATCGAGGCGGCCCTCTTTGCCTACTCCCACCACGGTCGTCTCGCCGACCGGCTCTGAGGTGGCGATGAGGCGGTCGCCGCGGTTGCCTGACTGCTGAGACCCGTCTCAATCGCCGCCGCACCCTGAGCTTGACAGCCCGCATATCGCTTATCGATAGTATCGATAAGCGATATGCGGGTTGCGAGCGACAGGGGAACCGTGGGTACGAAGTCCTGGTGGAGCCGGACCGACAATGGGCTCCTGGAGGCTGCTCTGGGTCTGGCCGCTCTGCTCGTCGGCGTCTTCGGGGTGTTGGTCCCGGCCCTCGGGGTGGTCGGCCTCATCGACCCCGTGGACACCCGCGAGGTCAAGACCGAGACCACGACCCGGGTACCGGTCAGCGTGACCGACGCGGTGGCGGGCCACGGCATGACCCTCACCGGCACCCACCAGGCCGACTTCGTTGTCGCCCACCCCGACCTGAGCCAGCGCCTGTTGCTCGCGCTGCCGGACGTCGTCGGCGGTCTGCTCCTGCTCCTCGTCCTGGCACTCCTGTTTCAGATGGCCAGGACGCTGCGAGGCGGCGACGTCTTCGTGCCGAAGAACGCCCGCCGCCTGAGCGCCATAGGTCTCACGGTGCTGGTGCAGGCCATCCTCTCGCCGGTACTGCCGGCGCTCACCACGGAAGCGCTGGTGAGCGGCACCCCCATGGCCGATCAGATCCCCTCCTCGATCACCTTCACGGGCCAGTACGTCCTGCTCGCCTTCCTCATCCTGGCCCTGGGCGAGGTCTTCCGGCGTGGCACGAAGCTCCGCGCCGACACCGAGGGGTTGGTCTGATGCCCCCAGAGGAGGAACACCGGGTCAAGGTCCACCTGGACCGGCTGCTGGCCGAGCGGGGCATGACTCTTTCCGAACTGGCGGCCAGGGTCGAGGTGACGGTGGTCAACCTCTCCGTCCTGAAGAACGACCGGGCCAAGGCGATCCGCTTCTCCACCCTCACCGCGATCTGCCGCGAACTGAACTGCCAACCCGGCGACCTGCTCAGCATCCGCGAGGACTGACCCCGGTCGCCAAACATGGCCGGCGCTCTGTACGAGAGCGCCGGGTACCGACTTCCGCCGTGTGGCCTTCGCCGTAGAAAGCCACAACTGCGTTACCTAGACAAGGGATTACTCATGGAGATGACCACTGGCCGGCGTCTGGCACAGGTTGGTGCGATCGCTGTGTGTGCCGCCGCTCTTGCGGCGTGCGGGACTTCCGGGCGTTCCTACAACGTGTCGGGAGCTCCGGGTGGTGCCAGTGCCGCGTGCTCCGGTCTGGTGGACAAGGCGCCGCAGAAGCTGGGGGGCCGTGAGCGCACCGATTCCGACCAGAAGGGAACGGCCGTGTGGGGGGACGGCGATGTGATTCTCCGCTGCGGGAACATCTCGGACGTCCCCGAGTCGGCCACGTGCACCTCGGTGAAGGGGGTCGACTGGGTCGTGAACGCCAAGAAGACCCACGACGGGACGAAGACGGTTCTGTCGTACGGGCGCAGTCCCGCGGCCGAGATCACGATGTCGGACCGGATCAAGGACAAGGACAAGGACGCCGTCATCGGTGAGATGTCCGGGATCGTGTCGGGGCTGGCCAAGCAGAAGGCGTGCGCGAAGCGGGGCTGAGCGTCCGCGACCGGAACTCCTGAGGTAGCCCTGGAGGGCAGGATGCCCGAAGGTGCGATGGTCGCCGGTGCGGCCCCTGTGATGCGGCGCAAGACGTCGTACGCCGCGCTCGCGGTGTCCACTGCCCTGTTGGCCTCCTGTTCCGGTTCCGACGACGTGGAGTTGGGAACGGACTGGAAGGGATCGCAGACCTATGTGACCGCGATCGTGTCCGGGCACACCGTGGTGGTGGGCATCAATCCCGTGGCCCACCACGCGCAGGCGCTGGCTGTTGTGCCGCAGAAGGACGGCGACGACGACGTGCTGGCTCCTCAGCTCGGGCAGTCGGCCGACGGGACGTGGTGGCTGTCGACGCCCCGGGATGGGGATCGTCCGGACCGGCTCTTCACGCTGAACACCGCCCGGCAGACCCTGGACGAGAAGGACGATACGGAGCGGCTGCGTGAACTCGTGCCGGGCAAGAGCCTGGTCGCGGCCGTTCATGGCTCCCCCGGACACGATCAGGGCGCTGCCACGGCGGACGGCAAGACCACCAGTGTGCTGGTACGCGATGCGAAGACGTGGAAGAAGGTCCGGGACGTGCGGGTTCCGGGTTCGGTCACGCTGGCGGCGTCCGATCCGTCCAGTGACACGGTGTGCCTGGCCACGGGACAGGGATCCGGCATGAAGGTGAGTGTGCTCGACCTCGCCACAGGCAGGACCCGGCAGGCCGGGCAGGCCGGTGGCGTGCAGGTGCAGCAACTGGCATGTCCGGCGGGCACCCCGGTCCTGGCCGGTACCCCCACCCGGAACAACCGGGGAACCACGGTGAAGGTGACCCTGAAGAACGCGGACGGGGCAACGGTGGTGAGCGCGGTCGGCGGAAGGGTCGATGCCGTGCAGGCGTCGAAGAACACCGTCGTGGTCGCGGTGAACATCGGGGAGGACAGCGATCTCATCGAGCTGGACCGCGGAAGCGGGCGTGAACTGCGGCGCGTGACGGTCAAGGGCATGGACAGCTCGTCGCTGCTGCGGCACACGCGGGACGGCTGGGTGATGATCTCGGACGACACCGCGACCGTGGTGGACCTGGACAAGAGGACGTCGCAGACGTTCGACCTGCCCGGGACGCTGACGAGCTTCTGAGCCTGCGCGAAGGGACAGGGGTGACGGCGTGGGTCACGGGCCGAGATACACGCTCGCCGGGAGCCACGCCGGGCGGGGCAGGCCGAAGTGTTCCTCCAGCATCAGCTCGGCCTGGGTGAGTGCGCCGTAGACCCACCCCTGCCCGGTCGACCAGGCATCGCCGCAGACGTAGAGGTTGGCGTCGCGGAGCGGGCGGCGCATGCGTGGCATGACCTCCCAACTCCGCTCCCCCACCCGCCAGAAGTGGTAGGCGGCTCCGTACGGGTCCTGCACCCAGTTCTGGAAGTAGGCGGCCGTCGGTTCGGGGATACGGGCGTCGGGGCCGTGCAGTTCGCGTAGCTGGCGCTGTGCCTCGTCGACCAGCGGTCCCGATGCCGTCGCGTCCATCGGCCGGGGCGGCCGGGTCACCGCCACCGGGGCGAGACGGTTCGGCCGGGTCAGCAACTCGTTCCAGAACTCTACGTCGTCGAGGTCGTTGTACGAGGCCAGCAGCAGGGAGTTGCGGTTGTCGGGGTCGGCCCCGGGCTGCTTGCCCTCCACGCCCCAGTAGTAGGTCTGGCGCAGCGGCAGGTCGGTCACCGAGCGGCCGGCCCGCAGGCCGAGATCCTCCCACCACGGGCGGTCGTAGCCGAGGAAGAGCTTGGCGGCGGGCCGCGGGACGATCGAGCCGAGGTCGGACAGGAACCGGTCGCCGGTGAAGAGGAAGGTGTCCGGGTCCAGCAGCTCGATCGAGCGCTGCGGCATCGCCAGAACGACGTGCCGTGCCCGGACCGTGAGCGGCCGTCCCTCGGGCCAGACGGCCAGGGCGAGGGCCAGTACGTCCTCGCCGTGAACGCTCTCCCGGTCGATCCGGCGGACCTGGTGGTGGAGGTGGAGGCTCCCGCCCTCCGCCTCGAACCGCCGGACGAGTTCCTCGGGCATCGTCTGATAGCCGTTGACCATGAGCCGGTAGTGCGGCGGCGGGGAGCCGACGAAGTCGGCCACCGACGCCTCCATGGCCTCGATGCTGTTGACGTTGTCGACCACCGAGCCGTAGCCGAAGCCGTCGTGGAGGAAGTTCCACCCCTCCTGCCCGACCGCGTCGAGCAGCAGGTTCCAGAACCCGATGTCGTAGAGGAGCCGGCCGTCGGCCGACGCCGTCGATTTGATCTTGTCCCATGCCTGGTGGTCCATGGTGGCGGCACCGGGGACGAAGCGTTCGATGACCGACACGAGAGCGTCGTCCGGTGACTTGCCCCGGATCGTGGCCGGCAGGTCATAGGGCACGACCGTGGGGTCGTTCCACTGGGCCTGGGTGAAGCGGTGCCCGCGTAGGTAGACGAGGTTCTGCGGCTCGTCGACCGGGAAGCGGGCCGTCGGCAGCCCGAGATGGTCCACGAGTTGGGCCACGACCGGCTGGTCGCTCAGGTAGCGCATCCCGCCCAGCTCGGCGTGCAGGTGGGGCATACCGGGCGGCGTCACCGAGAAGAGGCGGCCGCCGACGCGCTCGCTGCCCTCGAACAGACCCACCGACAGAGGACCACCGCGTCGCCGCCGAAGCTCCTTCAGCGCACGGCTGCGGTCGGCCTCCGGGCCGAGCAGCCGCCAGGCGGTGTACGCCCCGGACACCCCGGCACCGATGACCGCGACGTCGAGCACGTCGTGCCGGTCCGGCCCCGCAGCGGCCTGCTCCCAGGCGGCCTGCCCCGGCCTCGTGCGGACGCGTGGACGTGCCTGGGCCGATGCCCCCAGCGCTCCGTCGGCGAGGGTGGCGGCGCCGAGCGCCGCGGTCCCCTTGAGCAGGTCGCGCCGCGTTGGTTTGCCCATCTCCGGCATCCTCCAGCCTGGATGTCCTCGGTGTGGATCACCTGTTATGGCCGCCAGACTGTACCAATTCGGGCATTCCGTCAGCCGTTGATGGGTGGGGGCGGCGAGTCTCACGTGGCGTACGAGCGCATCACACATGGCGTACGAGCGGATCGAAGGGATCCGGCGCCCGCACTCGGCATGGTGCCGGGCCCATGGCGCGAACCGCGTGAACACTGGTGGCCTCGGAACCAGGCGGGAGAGAGCGCATGCACAACCTCAGCCCTCGAAGAGCCGGGGAAACCACCTCTGTCGGGGCAGGCGGCCATCGAGAGCCCGTTCAGCCGGGAGTCGTCGGCATCGCTCTCGCCGCCGTGCTCACCTTCGCCCTCGCGCAGGGGTCCTGGCAGTGGTTCGCCACCTACATCGGTGTGACGCTTCTCGTGGTGGTCCTCGCCTCCTACCGACCGCCGACGCCCACGCCGGGCCTCCGCTTTTCGTATGTGCAGGACCTGACGGCGTATTCGCTGGTGGTGGGCCTGTGTGTCGCGGTCGCGCTGGCTCCGATGATGCAGCGCTGGGCGTGGCTCTTTCCGATGCCGGGGACCCGCAGCCAGTGCGATCAGCTGGGCATCTTCGAAAGCCTCCGCACGGAGGCCTCGTTGCCGAACCTCGTCGGCCCAGACCGTACCGCCATGGCCTATGCGCAGGTGGTCCACCGGCATGACGCCATTGCCGACTGCCTGGCTTCCACGACCACCCTGTGGCTGCCGGTCTACGGAGCCGGGGCGGCCCTGCTGGTGGGTCTGGGTGCGTGGGCCTTCGGCCGTAAGGAAAACCGCCGTAAAAAGGGCGCAAACTAAACCGGCCCCAGGACAACTACCGCCCTTGAGGCAACATCTTGGTGAACGGCGAGCGTCACGCGGTCAGGACGCGGACGCCGCCCAGGGCCGGATGGGGTGAGAGACATGGTGGAGCCGAGGATCGCCGTCGCCGTGGTGACCATGGGGAACCGGCCCGCCGAAGTCGATGCCCTGCTGGAGTCCGTGGCCAAGCAGGACGTGCCCCCGGCCCGGATCGTGATCGTCGGCAACGGGTGCCGGCTGCCCGAGTTCGCCCGGCGGCTGTCGCTTCCCGGCGAGGTCACCACCATCGACGTGGACGAGAACCTCGGCTGCCCCGGCGGGCGCAATGTCGCCCTGGCCCGGCTCCGGGAGTACGGCGACGTCGATGCCGTCGTCGAGCTGGACGACGACGGTCTGCTGGTCGACGTCGATGTGCTGCGCCGCGTACGGGATCTGTACGCCGCCGATCCGCGCCTGGGCATCGTCGGCTTCCGTATCGCCGACGAGCACGGGGAGACCCAGCAGCGGCACGTGCCCCGGGTCGGCAACTCCGATCCCATGCGGGGCGGTTATGTCACCGGCTTCCTTGGTGGCGGACACGCCCTGCGCATGGCGATGCTGGCACAGACCGGGGACTGGCCCGCCGAGTTCTTCTTCGCCCATGAGGAGACGGACCTGGCCTGGCGGGCCGCCGACGCCGGATGGAAGATCCTCTACGCGCCCGAACTGCTCCTCCAGCACCCGAAGACCTCGCCCGCCCGGCACGCCATCTACTACCGGGTGACCGCCCGCAACCGCGTCTGGCTGGTCCGGCGCCGGCTGCCTCTGCCGCTGATCCCGGTCCATCTCGGGGTCTGGGCGCTCCTCACGCTTCTGCGCACCCGCTCGGCGGGTGGGCTGCGGGCCTGGTTCGGCGGGTTCGTCGAAGGGCTGCGGGAACCGGCCGGTGAGCGGCGGCCCATGCGCTGGCGGACGGTGTGGCGGCTGACCCGGCTGGGGCGCCCGCCCGTTGTCTGACGCCTTGTCCGACGTCGGGAACGCCCGCCCGTCGCCGGGAAGAAGAGAAGAGTAAGTGGGGACGAGGGCCCCGGTCGTTCACCTCCGCCGACCGGGGCCCTCTTGTGTCCCCGGATCCGGCCTGCGGCGACACTCCCCCGAGTTGCGCGTCGCACGCGCGCGCCGGTGGGCCAGATCCGATGCAGTGATCAGATCAGGGCGCACCAACGGATCGCTAACATATGGCCAACGGTTCTCCCGCAGGTCGCGAGGCAGTTGGCGAGAAGTCGACGCAGAGCGACGGGAGTATGCCGGAACCGTAGCGGATTCCGGCCCGGACCAACAGGGAGAGGATGGCGGGAAACCGCCTCGGACGGGGCGGGAATCCGCCATGGACGGCGGGCATGCCCGCCGTGGAGCACGGTCGGACGGGACCGGGCGGGAAGGCAATGGGACGGCGTGATGCGGCGGTGCGGGCTGCGGTTCGGGCTGCTGGGACCACCCGTTCTGTATGACCGAGCGCTGTACGGGATTTCGTACAGCGATGGGTACGGCGTCGACGGCCCCGGCCATGGCCGTGTCGACGGTGCCGAGAACGACCGGGTCGTGTACGACACCGCCCTCACCCACGACACCGGCGACCGCAGCGGCTCCGGGTCCGAGGTCCGGGCGATCGGCAGTCCCAAGGTGCGCGCCCTGCTCGCC
Encoded proteins:
- a CDS encoding ATP/GTP-binding protein, giving the protein MAGRDLRTLFSSNDRSIAASEAFTNRQAQWQAVTAGLAAHIRHVTRADFDVEDLEAPRRNMLVFHGVGGIGKSTLSRKIEASLTSSEHRPVQWESPSHPEDRTLPVRIDLARAAGMDFERLILTIRLAVAPLGRPMPAFDLALRRYWEHNHPGEPIEDYLRRGGLLSRFSAAAALPQQMQSALSDVAQALLLPGTVGGALGHGAGALIKALRERRQSVRALAGCSRLADLLEAEPDLEALSFYPHLLAWDLAQLPAGKSALPVILLDTFEDTGDRTNRDFERLLQRIVWLMPNAFFVVTGRNRLQWAEASLEGQLDWTGSNAWPGLVPEATHVGSGVSGHQILIGDFSSEDCEDYLARRLSRDGQPLIDEPVRRIIAERSHGLPLYLDLSVMRYLELRRGGRQPQVTDFDHDFPALITRTLSDLTPEERHVLRSVSLFSAFSVPLATQAAGMQHDAPALRLTERPFIRESPSGVWPFHVHDLIRAAIRTADDVSDDRWSDQDWQRAAQRAFHALESRWRQDLRRDRAVLVGCLQQGLLLARDFHLDLGWLADAAFQYVGDSIWEPLALPAADATSSDGLQTAVDALVESLSAIARRQHEHRERTASRLTAVLASQLLPDDLVEMATYYLAKAQRDLGLTDDSRRSMQRVASADGRLASAARRGLAHLSRLSGDFPAAVEAAGRLGWKGRHHRVLGDVWWVQGDMERATAAYLAARSEAEEHGAAGETAMVQAHLAFTVSFVDPDRADEELDLAARLLSRLSLRSSEMTARIAALVRDAGFAADVPDRAAVLLAEVGVSGISYAAAKLKLVLCFHHAILGAQDDLTTAITRLRELTQSGDYAYYVEIAHFMAGLPLPEETARARWIDGERQTRERWRCLVESRRNRLGTAR
- a CDS encoding response regulator transcription factor, producing the protein MSFTPAAPSAPGDPQAIPSLTPRERQVLMLLGHAAGNREISHRLGIAERTVKAHLTNLMTKIKVTSRIEAALFAYSHHGRLADRL
- a CDS encoding DUF2975 domain-containing protein: MGTKSWWSRTDNGLLEAALGLAALLVGVFGVLVPALGVVGLIDPVDTREVKTETTTRVPVSVTDAVAGHGMTLTGTHQADFVVAHPDLSQRLLLALPDVVGGLLLLLVLALLFQMARTLRGGDVFVPKNARRLSAIGLTVLVQAILSPVLPALTTEALVSGTPMADQIPSSITFTGQYVLLAFLILALGEVFRRGTKLRADTEGLV
- a CDS encoding helix-turn-helix domain-containing protein — encoded protein: MPPEEEHRVKVHLDRLLAERGMTLSELAARVEVTVVNLSVLKNDRAKAIRFSTLTAICRELNCQPGDLLSIRED
- a CDS encoding DUF3515 domain-containing protein translates to MTTGRRLAQVGAIAVCAAALAACGTSGRSYNVSGAPGGASAACSGLVDKAPQKLGGRERTDSDQKGTAVWGDGDVILRCGNISDVPESATCTSVKGVDWVVNAKKTHDGTKTVLSYGRSPAAEITMSDRIKDKDKDAVIGEMSGIVSGLAKQKACAKRG
- a CDS encoding flavin monoamine oxidase family protein, with translation MGKPTRRDLLKGTAALGAATLADGALGASAQARPRVRTRPGQAAWEQAAAGPDRHDVLDVAVIGAGVSGAYTAWRLLGPEADRSRALKELRRRRGGPLSVGLFEGSERVGGRLFSVTPPGMPHLHAELGGMRYLSDQPVVAQLVDHLGLPTARFPVDEPQNLVYLRGHRFTQAQWNDPTVVPYDLPATIRGKSPDDALVSVIERFVPGAATMDHQAWDKIKSTASADGRLLYDIGFWNLLLDAVGQEGWNFLHDGFGYGSVVDNVNSIEAMEASVADFVGSPPPHYRLMVNGYQTMPEELVRRFEAEGGSLHLHHQVRRIDRESVHGEDVLALALAVWPEGRPLTVRARHVVLAMPQRSIELLDPDTFLFTGDRFLSDLGSIVPRPAAKLFLGYDRPWWEDLGLRAGRSVTDLPLRQTYYWGVEGKQPGADPDNRNSLLLASYNDLDDVEFWNELLTRPNRLAPVAVTRPPRPMDATASGPLVDEAQRQLRELHGPDARIPEPTAAYFQNWVQDPYGAAYHFWRVGERSWEVMPRMRRPLRDANLYVCGDAWSTGQGWVYGALTQAELMLEEHFGLPRPAWLPASVYLGP
- a CDS encoding glycosyltransferase family 2 protein — translated: MVEPRIAVAVVTMGNRPAEVDALLESVAKQDVPPARIVIVGNGCRLPEFARRLSLPGEVTTIDVDENLGCPGGRNVALARLREYGDVDAVVELDDDGLLVDVDVLRRVRDLYAADPRLGIVGFRIADEHGETQQRHVPRVGNSDPMRGGYVTGFLGGGHALRMAMLAQTGDWPAEFFFAHEETDLAWRAADAGWKILYAPELLLQHPKTSPARHAIYYRVTARNRVWLVRRRLPLPLIPVHLGVWALLTLLRTRSAGGLRAWFGGFVEGLREPAGERRPMRWRTVWRLTRLGRPPVV